A stretch of the Papaver somniferum cultivar HN1 chromosome 6, ASM357369v1, whole genome shotgun sequence genome encodes the following:
- the LOC113287996 gene encoding uncharacterized protein LOC113287996, translated as MNTLRVRALPISVTLVLILLPLTYVAVLFRSNSIDALILWTNQLSYWNSYNQMSTLMGNGAIESMQRLVRGRGRIELETTGFSCNSSSLHSDICVSTDLVIIDMHSRTVYIPQKQSLPPINWTVQPYARKGDKAALSNVAKVEIIRDIKNKPPPPCDDFHNVPAVVFSSGGYRGNFFHEINDVMIPLFLTTRHFQSQVQLVATDYKEHWDSKYHQILTSLSNYKVINPAEDEKVHCFPGGAIGLVYHGDLTCNTSGIPGGYSVNDFRRFLRDSFNLKIKNVTEIEKPVLILISRRRARALLNEKEILGLATELGFKAITTTPERMSNLSRFSDEINSCSVLLGVHGAGLTNALFLPDGAVMLQVVPLGLEWASATYYGSKVVGKMNVRYLEYKIIPEESSLLEKYGRDSPVINDPATIGKQGYAVSSKIYLRGQNVTLDISRFRKTLLQALELLRR; from the exons ATGAATACATTAAGAGTTAGGGCACTACCGATCAGTGTGACGTTGGTTTTGATCCTTCTACCTCTCACTTACGTTGCAGTGCTCTTCAGATCCAACAGTATCGACGCCCTTattttat GGACGAACCAGCTTTCATATTGGAATAGTTATAATCAGATGAGTACTCTTATGGGAAATGGTGCTATAGAATCTATGCAAAGGCTTGTTAGAG GAAGAGGTCGAATAGAACTTGAAACTACCGGATTTTCTTGTAATTCATCATCTCTCCATTCAGATATTTGCGTTTCGACAGACCTTGTTATAATTGACATGCACTCCAGGACTGTCTACATTCCACAAAAACAGTCTCTACCACCAATAAACTGGACAGTCCAGCCATATGCGAGGAAGGGAGACAAAGCAGCTTTGAGTAATGTCGCAAAGGTGGAGATAATTCGTGATATAAAgaacaaaccaccaccaccatgtgATGACTTCCATAACGTTCCAGCAGTCGTATTTTCCTCTGGTGGCTACCGTGGAAATTTCTTCCATGAAATTAATGATGTGATGATCCCGTTGTTTCTAACAACTCGTCATTTCCAATCTCAGGTCCAATTAGTCGCCACTGATTATAAAGAGCACTGGGATTCAAAATATCACCAAATACTAACCAGCTTATCAAACTACAAAGTCATCAACCCAGCAGAAGACGAGAAGGTACATTGCTTTCCTGGAGGAGCAATCGGTCTTGTGTACCATGGCGACCTCACATGCAACACTAGTGGCATCCCTGGTGGCTATTCCGTGAATGATTTCAGGAGATTTCTAAGAGATTCATTTAATCTGAAGATAAAGAATGTAACTGAGATTGAAAAACCTGTTCTAATACTAATTTCACGTCGGAGGGCAAGAGCACTCTTGAATGAAAAAGAAATATTGGGATTGGCAACTGAATTAGGGTTCAAAGCAATCACCACAACACCAGAACGGATGTCAAATTTGAGTAGATTTTCTGACGAGATAAACTCATGCAGTGTTTTATTGGGAGTCCATGGTGCAGGTCTTACTAATGCACTATTTCTGCCAGATGGAGCAGTGATGCTGCAGGTGGTTCCACTGGGACTAGAATGGGCCTCTGCAACCTACTATGGTAGCAAGGTTGTTGGAAAAATGAATGTCCGCTATTTGGAGTACAAGATCATTCCAGAAGAGAGCTCGCTCCTAGAAAAGTACGGTCGAGACAGTCCAGTGATTAACGATCCAGCAACTATAGGCAAGCAAGGTTATGCTGTTTCAAGCAAAATCTATCTTCGGGGGCAGAATGTTACACTTGACATatcaaggtttaggaaaaccctACTACAAGCACTGGAACTTCTTAGAAGGTGA
- the LOC113287998 gene encoding EGF domain-specific O-linked N-acetylglucosamine transferase-like: protein MGNLNKDYQWRISVLMSAAVFLILLPLIYVVFGSNSSLANTTRMNKILNWSNGRNNKSLSNHQFVEEVQGDPATDLLVRRLVRGRDLIKLDATGFSCDLSVNSDVCVSKEPIRIDMRSMTVYLSPKQSLPSMNWTLRPYANKQASETMSFIRKVEILRGIEDKPPPPCDVTHNVSAVIFSTGAFSGNVFHEFSEVIIPLFLTTYHFRSQLQFVAVDYEAWWVSKYNHILTHLSNYNVMDSVKDGKVHCFPGAVMGLKYHDKLACNTSEIPGGYSAKNFTKFIRDSFSLKINHVMEIENPVLMIISRKRTRVLLNENEIVALATELGFRVITVAPDQMSNLNVLSHQINSCSVLLGVHGAGLTNELFLPERAVMLQVVPLGLEWASAAYYSDPAKQMGLTYLEYKINPEESSLLEKYGKYHPVITDPAAIHKQGYLALRAVYIDGQNVTVNLSRFRGTLVQATKLIRRSTP, encoded by the exons ATGGGTAATCTAAACAAGGATTATCAGTGGAGAATTAGTGTATTGATGAGTGCAGCTGTTTTCTTAATTCTTCTTCCATTGATTTATGTAGTCTTCGGATCCAATTCATCACTAGCTAATACTACAA GGATGAACAAAATTTTGAATTGGAGTAATGGTAGGAACAACAAAAGTTTAAGCAACCACcaatttgttgaagaagttcaagGAGATCCTGCTACAGATTTACTTGTACGAAGATTAGTACGAG GAAGAGATTTAATCAAACTCGACGCAACTGGCTTCTCGTGTGATTTATCTGTCAACTCCGATGTATGTGTTTCTAAAGAGCCTATAAGAATTGATATGCGATCCATGACTGTATATCTCTCACCCAAGCAGTCACTTCCTTCAATGAATTGGACTCTCCGGCCATATGCCAATAAGCAAGCCAGTGAAACAATGAGTTTTATCCGGAAGGTGGAAATACTTCGCGGTATAGAAGACAAGCCACCGCCTCCATGTGATGTGACTCATAACGTCTCGGCAGTCATATTCTCTACAGGTGCCTTCTCAGGGAACGTGTTCCATGAATTCAGTGAAGTGATCATTCCGTTGTTCTTGACAACCTACCACTTCCGGTCTCAACTCCAATTTGTAGCTGTTGACTACGAGGCATGGTGGGTGTCCAAGTATAACCACATTTTAACCCACTTGTCAAACTACAATGTAATGGATTCTGTCAAAGATGGGAAGGTGCACTGCTTCCCTGGAGCTGTGATGGGTCTGAAGTACCACGACAAACTCGCCTGTAACACTAGTGAAATCCCAGGCGGATACTCCGCCAAGAACTTCACGAAATTCATAAGAGATTCATTTAGTTTGAAGATAAACCATGTGATGGAGATTGAAAATCCTGTTCTTATGATAATTTCGCGTAAGAGGACAAGAGTCTTGCTGAATGAAAATGAGATTGTGGCCTTGGCAACTGAATTAGGCTTCCGAGTAATCACTGTAGCACCGGATCAAATGTCGAACTTGAACGTACTCTCTCATCAAATAAACTCGTGCAGTGTGCTATTGGGAGTCCATGGTGCAGGTCTTACTAATGAACTGTTCTTGCCAGAAAGAGCAGTGATGCTGCAGGTGGTTCCACTAGGACTGGAGTGGGCATCTGCAGCCTACTATAGTGATCCAGCAAAGCAGATGGGTTTAACTTATTTGGAGTACAAAATAAATCCAGAAGAGAGCTCGCTTTTAGAGAAGTACGGTAAATACCATCCGGTCATCACAGATCCAGCGGCTATACACAAGCAAGGTTATCTTGCTTTAAGAGCTGTCTATATCGATGGGCAGAACGTCACAGTTAACCTTTCGAGGTTTAGAGGAACCCTGGTGCAAGCCACCAAACTGATCCGAAGGTCAACTCCATAA